In Flavobacterium praedii, the DNA window CTGAAGCAAAAATTACCCAGTTCCATTTATCTTTAGAGATAATATTTCCAACATTACTTTCCGCATCTAGGCCAGAAGCTGAAGTTTTTTCTTGGAAAGGGGCGTATATTTTTTTATCGTCTAAGTTGTAGAAAGTTAATGTGATTTTATCTGCTGCTACATTGTAGCCAGTTGCATTGTCACACTTGTATACTCTATCACTAATTCTTGTCACATTGTTAGCGTTTCCATTTCTAAAAAATGTTCCAGAAATATCAATTGCACTAGGAGCTTTACTCATAACAACTACAGCTCTCGTTTTGATTGCGTCATAACCATCAGTATTCTTTGCAGAATAGCTTATTTTGTATACTCCAATAGTGTTAGTGTCAACATTACCTGTTATAGTAGTTGTCAAAACGTCTGAACCTGCCGTCGATACAGCTCCTTTTTCAGTATAGGTGTCGCCTTGAAATATAATTTCAGTACGTTCCCCATTTAACGTAATTGTTGGGTAATGTGTAACAGTTGACACATTTCCCGAGTCCTCAGATTCACAACTTACAAAAAGTAAACTTGTAAAAAAGAACATTGCTATAAATATTTTTTTCATTTTTTCTATTTTTAGTTCCACCAAACTGGAGTTGTTATTGGTAACAAAGCAGGTGTATTAGTATTTGTGTTTTTCTCACGTTGAGGGTATACTATTCTTTT includes these proteins:
- a CDS encoding DUF5011 domain-containing protein; this encodes MKKIFIAMFFFTSLLFVSCESEDSGNVSTVTHYPTITLNGERTEIIFQGDTYTEKGAVSTAGSDVLTTTITGNVDTNTIGVYKISYSAKNTDGYDAIKTRAVVVMSKAPSAIDISGTFFRNGNANNVTRISDRVYKCDNATGYNVAADKITLTFYNLDDKKIYAPFQEKTSASGLDAESNVGNIISKDKWNWVIFASGVFGTSQRNFAR